A part of Streptomyces sp. NBC_01235 genomic DNA contains:
- a CDS encoding GntP family permease codes for MTRLNVELLAADTVEPITSAGHAQLGIAVLAGIAVIVLLITKFKLHAFLALTIGSLALGAFAGAPLDKAIASFTTGLGSTVAGVGVLIALGAILGKLLADSGGADQIVDTILAKAGGRSMPWAMVLIASVIGLPLFFEVGVVLLIPVVLMVAKRGNYSLMRIGIPALAGLSVMHGLVPPHPGPLVAIDAVGANLGVTLALGVLVAVPTVVVAGPLFSRVAARWVDVPAPERMMPTRPSEDLQKRPGFGATLATILLPVVLMLSKALVDIVVDDPEHSVQRVFDVVGSPLIALLAAVLVGIFTLGRPAGFSKERISQLVDKGLAPIAGILLIVGAGGGFKQTLIDSGVGRMVLDISKDWSIPALLLAWLIAVAIRLATGSATVATISAAGLVAPLAADMSTTHTALLVLAIGAGSLFFSHVNDAGFWLVKEYFGLSVGQNIKTWSVMETIISVVAGGLVLLLSLVV; via the coding sequence GTGACCAGACTCAACGTCGAGCTGCTGGCAGCGGACACCGTCGAGCCGATCACCTCGGCCGGCCACGCGCAGCTGGGCATCGCCGTTCTGGCGGGCATCGCCGTGATCGTCCTGCTCATCACCAAGTTCAAGCTGCACGCCTTCCTGGCGCTGACCATCGGCTCGCTCGCGCTGGGCGCGTTCGCCGGGGCGCCGCTCGACAAGGCCATCGCCTCCTTCACCACCGGGCTCGGCTCCACGGTCGCCGGCGTGGGCGTGCTGATCGCGCTGGGCGCGATCCTCGGCAAGCTGCTCGCGGACTCCGGCGGCGCCGACCAGATCGTCGACACGATCCTCGCCAAGGCGGGCGGCCGCTCGATGCCGTGGGCGATGGTGCTGATCGCCTCGGTGATCGGTCTGCCGCTGTTCTTCGAGGTCGGCGTGGTGCTGCTGATCCCGGTCGTGCTGATGGTCGCCAAGCGCGGCAACTACTCGCTCATGCGGATCGGCATACCCGCGCTGGCCGGTCTGTCGGTGATGCACGGCCTGGTCCCGCCGCACCCCGGTCCGCTGGTCGCGATCGACGCGGTCGGCGCCAACCTGGGCGTCACCCTGGCGCTCGGCGTGCTCGTCGCCGTCCCGACCGTCGTCGTCGCGGGTCCGCTGTTCTCCCGCGTCGCCGCCCGCTGGGTGGACGTCCCCGCCCCCGAGCGCATGATGCCCACACGGCCGTCCGAGGACCTTCAGAAGCGGCCAGGTTTCGGCGCCACGCTCGCCACGATTCTCCTGCCCGTCGTGCTGATGCTGTCCAAGGCGCTGGTCGACATCGTCGTGGACGACCCCGAGCACAGCGTGCAGCGCGTCTTCGACGTCGTCGGCTCGCCCCTGATCGCCCTGCTGGCGGCCGTCCTCGTCGGCATCTTCACACTGGGCCGGCCCGCGGGCTTCAGCAAGGAGCGGATCTCACAGCTCGTCGACAAGGGGCTCGCTCCGATCGCGGGCATCCTGCTGATCGTCGGCGCGGGCGGCGGCTTCAAGCAGACGCTGATCGACTCCGGCGTGGGCCGGATGGTCCTGGACATCTCCAAGGACTGGTCGATACCGGCCCTGCTGCTGGCCTGGCTGATCGCCGTGGCGATCCGGCTGGCCACCGGCTCGGCGACCGTGGCGACGATCTCCGCGGCCGGCCTGGTCGCGCCGCTCGCGGCGGACATGTCGACGACGCACACGGCCCTCCTCGTCCTGGCCATCGGCGCCGGCTCGCTCTTCTTCAGCCATGTCAACGACGCCGGGTTCTGGCTGGTGAAGGAGTACTTCGGGCTCAGCGTCGGCCAGAACATCAAGACCTGGTCGGTCATGGAGACCATCATCTCCGTGGTCGCCGGGGGCCTGGTCCTGCTCCTCTCACTGGTCGTCTAG
- a CDS encoding SDR family oxidoreductase, whose amino-acid sequence MSHPLFDISGRTALVTGSSRGIGLALARGLAEAGCTVVLNGRDAERLERAAAELPGDRVHVAAFDVTDGPSVAAGIADVEDRVGPLDILVNNAGMQLRAPLLEFTDSDWHRILNTNLTSAFLVGREAARRMTERGHGKIVNICSLQSEVVRPGIAPYAATKGALKMLTKGMCADWGQYGVQVNGLGPGYIETELTGPLVRDEEFSAWVRRRTPAGRWGRTEDLVGGVLFLASPAADFVSGQVLYVDGGMTSVL is encoded by the coding sequence ATGAGCCACCCTCTGTTCGACATCAGCGGCCGGACCGCCCTGGTCACCGGCTCCAGCCGGGGCATCGGCCTCGCGCTGGCCCGGGGCCTGGCGGAGGCCGGCTGCACGGTGGTCCTCAACGGACGCGACGCCGAGCGCCTGGAGCGGGCCGCCGCCGAGCTGCCCGGCGACCGGGTCCACGTGGCCGCCTTCGACGTCACCGACGGTCCGTCCGTCGCCGCCGGAATAGCGGACGTCGAGGACCGGGTCGGCCCGCTCGACATCCTGGTCAACAACGCGGGCATGCAACTGCGCGCCCCGCTCCTGGAGTTCACCGACTCCGACTGGCACCGCATCCTGAACACCAACCTCACCAGCGCGTTCCTCGTCGGCCGCGAGGCGGCCCGCCGGATGACGGAACGCGGCCACGGCAAGATCGTGAACATCTGCTCGCTGCAGAGCGAGGTGGTCCGCCCCGGCATCGCGCCCTACGCGGCCACCAAGGGCGCGCTGAAGATGCTCACCAAGGGCATGTGCGCGGACTGGGGGCAGTACGGCGTCCAGGTCAACGGTCTCGGCCCCGGCTACATCGAGACCGAGCTGACCGGGCCCCTGGTCCGGGACGAGGAGTTCAGCGCGTGGGTGCGGCGCCGCACCCCGGCCGGACGGTGGGGCCGCACCGAGGACCTGGTGGGCGGGGTGCTGTTCCTCGCCTCTCCCGCGGCGGACTTCGTCAGCGGGCAGGTGCTGTACGTCGACGGCGGTATGACGAGTGTGCTCTGA
- a CDS encoding imine reductase family protein, with product MAHWAAGHGIGYLDGAILTPTPTIGTSSAALLFSGAAEAYEAVRETMAALGGTGRYLGAEPGRAVAHEVALLDLFATSVHGMAHAFALASAEGIAPQDLAPAAVGMSGLLAEMIPRWADQLEAGRFPGERSTMASAATTLAHLIDSSAAHGLDVGALTSAKRAADRAVAAGHGSDGLARFATVLHTQASGAAEAG from the coding sequence ATGGCGCACTGGGCGGCCGGGCACGGCATCGGCTACCTGGACGGCGCGATCCTCACCCCGACCCCGACGATCGGGACGTCGTCGGCCGCGCTGCTGTTCAGCGGGGCGGCGGAAGCCTACGAGGCCGTACGGGAGACGATGGCGGCCCTCGGTGGCACCGGTAGGTACCTCGGTGCGGAGCCCGGGCGGGCCGTCGCCCACGAGGTCGCCCTGTTGGACCTGTTCGCGACCTCGGTGCACGGCATGGCCCACGCCTTCGCGCTCGCCTCGGCCGAGGGCATCGCGCCCCAAGACCTCGCACCGGCCGCCGTGGGCATGAGCGGTCTCCTGGCCGAGATGATCCCGCGCTGGGCGGACCAGTTGGAGGCCGGCCGTTTCCCCGGCGAGCGCTCCACCATGGCCTCGGCGGCGACGACGCTCGCGCACCTGATCGACTCGTCCGCCGCCCACGGCCTGGACGTGGGCGCCCTCACCTCGGCGAAGCGGGCAGCCGACCGGGCGGTCGCCGCCGGCCACGGCTCGGACGGCCTGGCCCGCTTCGCCACGGTCCTGCACACGCAGGCGTCGGGCGCGGCCGAGGCCGGCTGA
- a CDS encoding cytochrome b/b6 domain-containing protein — protein MSLRAEAPPAATTVRRFTRAERWVHRTTAVLMGVCVVTASFLYIPEFAQLVGRRELVVRVHEWAGLALPVPVLAGLASRAFRADLGHLNRFGPHDRRWLRAALRRDKSRESRPAAKFNAGQKIYAAWIAGATLVMLGTGLLMWFTHLTPIMWRTSATFVHDWLALTIGVVLAGHIGMALGDPEARRGMRTGSVSQEWAKREHRLWRP, from the coding sequence ATGAGCCTACGAGCTGAGGCGCCGCCGGCCGCCACCACCGTCCGCCGCTTCACCCGCGCCGAACGGTGGGTGCACCGCACCACGGCCGTTCTGATGGGCGTGTGCGTGGTGACGGCGTCCTTCCTGTACATCCCCGAGTTCGCGCAGCTCGTCGGCCGCCGCGAGCTGGTGGTCCGCGTCCACGAGTGGGCGGGCCTCGCCCTGCCCGTGCCCGTCCTGGCGGGCCTCGCCTCCCGCGCGTTCCGCGCCGACCTCGGACACCTCAACCGCTTCGGCCCGCACGACCGCCGCTGGCTGCGCGCGGCCCTGCGCCGGGACAAGAGCCGGGAGTCGCGTCCGGCGGCCAAGTTCAACGCCGGGCAGAAGATCTACGCGGCGTGGATCGCCGGGGCGACGCTGGTGATGCTCGGCACGGGCCTGCTGATGTGGTTCACCCACCTCACCCCGATCATGTGGCGCACCAGCGCGACCTTCGTCCACGACTGGCTGGCCCTGACCATCGGCGTCGTGCTGGCCGGCCACATCGGCATGGCCCTGGGCGACCCCGAGGCCCGGCGCGGCATGCGCACGGGCTCGGTGAGCCAGGAGTGGGCGAAGCGGGAACACCGCCTGTGGCGCCCGTAG
- a CDS encoding molybdopterin-dependent oxidoreductase: MAPGERGTPVGRRVFLGTLALGAVGVVAAPPLQRGLEAFLGSAADRDPTGLTGLLPNGGGFRYYSVTSSVPHRNATNYRLTVDGLVDRPATYTLADLKALPQTRMVKDVQCVTGWRVPGTPFEGVRLSALLDAAGVQAKAGAIRFTCFDGAYTESLTLAQARRADVLVALRMQDKDLGHDHGGPVRLYVAPMYFYKSAKWLSGITVTEKVKPGYWENRGYDVDAWVGRSNGRDDEPTS, from the coding sequence ATGGCGCCCGGCGAACGCGGTACCCCCGTCGGCCGCCGCGTCTTCCTCGGCACCCTCGCCCTCGGCGCCGTGGGGGTCGTCGCGGCGCCCCCGCTCCAGCGCGGCCTGGAGGCCTTCCTCGGCAGCGCCGCCGACAGGGACCCCACCGGCCTCACCGGCCTGCTCCCCAACGGCGGCGGCTTCCGCTACTACTCGGTGACCTCGTCCGTCCCGCACCGGAACGCCACGAACTACCGCCTCACCGTCGACGGCCTGGTCGACCGCCCCGCCACCTACACCCTGGCCGACCTCAAGGCCCTGCCCCAGACCCGGATGGTCAAGGACGTCCAGTGCGTCACCGGCTGGCGGGTTCCCGGCACCCCCTTCGAGGGCGTCCGGCTGTCCGCCCTCCTCGACGCGGCAGGTGTGCAGGCGAAGGCCGGCGCGATCCGCTTCACCTGCTTCGACGGCGCCTACACCGAGAGCCTCACCCTGGCCCAGGCCCGCCGCGCCGACGTCCTGGTCGCGCTGCGCATGCAGGACAAGGACCTCGGCCACGACCACGGCGGCCCAGTCCGCCTCTACGTGGCGCCCATGTACTTCTACAAGTCCGCCAAGTGGCTCTCCGGCATCACCGTCACCGAGAAGGTGAAGCCCGGCTACTGGGAGAACCGCGGCTACGACGTCGACGCCTGGGTCGGCCGTTCGAACGGACGGGACGATGAGCCTACGAGCTGA
- a CDS encoding DMT family transporter, which produces MSVLVLVLAVSAACCLGFGFVLQQNAAQKAPLGDFLSPRLLLDLMRVPRWLGGIGLMVAGMALGAVALGQGEISLVEPLLATNLLFALALSRHQTKQPLGRQGWAGLVLLAGGVTTFIVAGEPRGGSAVSDPLRHWLIIGVMIGVALLLTTYAKRSRLSSGPVLLSLAAGLLYGVQDALTRVSGQRFSANGLGELLTGWQLYAVLALGVTGLVLVQSAFETAPLRMSLPALTAAQPLAGIICGVGFLGDRLHTGTGALAWEAAGLAAIVAGIVLLGLHPAMPRGTAPREQVPDFQPQ; this is translated from the coding sequence GTGTCGGTTCTGGTTCTGGTACTCGCCGTGAGCGCGGCCTGCTGCCTGGGCTTCGGGTTCGTGCTCCAGCAGAACGCCGCACAGAAGGCGCCGCTCGGCGACTTCCTCTCACCGCGTCTGCTGCTCGACCTCATGAGGGTGCCGCGCTGGCTGGGCGGCATCGGCCTCATGGTGGCCGGCATGGCGTTGGGCGCGGTCGCGCTCGGCCAGGGCGAGATCTCCCTGGTGGAACCGCTGCTCGCGACGAACCTGCTCTTCGCCCTCGCGCTCTCCCGCCACCAGACGAAGCAGCCGCTGGGCCGCCAGGGCTGGGCGGGCCTGGTCCTGCTCGCCGGCGGGGTGACGACCTTCATCGTGGCGGGCGAGCCGCGCGGGGGCAGCGCGGTCTCCGATCCGCTGCGGCACTGGCTGATCATCGGCGTGATGATCGGAGTGGCCCTGCTGCTCACCACGTACGCCAAGCGCTCCCGGCTGAGCTCGGGCCCGGTGCTGCTGTCGCTCGCGGCCGGTCTGCTGTACGGGGTCCAGGACGCGCTGACTCGCGTCAGCGGCCAGCGCTTCTCCGCGAACGGCCTCGGTGAGCTGCTGACCGGATGGCAGCTGTACGCGGTGCTCGCCCTCGGCGTCACCGGGCTCGTGCTGGTCCAGAGCGCCTTCGAGACGGCGCCCCTGCGGATGTCGCTGCCCGCGCTGACCGCGGCCCAGCCCCTCGCCGGCATCATCTGCGGGGTGGGCTTCCTCGGCGACCGGTTGCACACCGGCACCGGCGCGCTGGCCTGGGAGGCGGCGGGGCTGGCGGCGATCGTCGCGGGCATCGTGCTCCTCGGACTGCACCCGGCGATGCCGCGGGGAACGGCGCCGCGCGAGCAGGTGCCTGACTTCCAGCCGCAGTAG
- a CDS encoding NUDIX hydrolase has translation MSAADEILDIVDENDRVVGQVPRGQAYAEGLRHRCVFIQATDAEGRIFVHRRTPVKLVFPSLYDMFVGGVVGAGESYDDAALREAEEELGVSGLPRPEFLFKFLYEDGAAGSWWSAVYQVRCELPVSPQVEEVAWHDFLPEEELERHLSGWEWVPDGLAAYERLREHRATR, from the coding sequence ATGAGCGCTGCTGACGAGATCCTCGACATCGTCGACGAGAACGACCGGGTCGTCGGCCAGGTCCCGCGCGGGCAGGCGTACGCCGAGGGGCTGCGCCACCGCTGTGTGTTCATCCAGGCCACAGACGCCGAGGGCCGGATCTTCGTGCACCGCCGCACCCCGGTCAAGCTGGTCTTCCCCTCCCTGTACGACATGTTCGTCGGCGGGGTGGTCGGCGCGGGCGAGTCCTACGACGACGCCGCCCTGCGGGAGGCCGAGGAGGAGCTGGGCGTGAGCGGTCTGCCCCGCCCCGAGTTCCTCTTCAAGTTCCTCTACGAGGACGGCGCCGCCGGGAGCTGGTGGTCGGCCGTCTACCAGGTCCGCTGCGAGCTGCCCGTGAGCCCGCAGGTGGAGGAGGTGGCCTGGCACGACTTCCTCCCCGAGGAGGAGCTCGAACGGCACCTGTCCGGCTGGGAGTGGGTGCCGGACGGGCTCGCCGCGTACGAGCGGCTCAGGGAGCACCGGGCGACGCGCTGA
- a CDS encoding YidH family protein: MIEFVQNVRLWFAPEQIREEGSTPDYRFSLANERTFLAWLRTALALIGGGFAVDQFLPDLRWGWRVGLALALLAAGVLCSLRAVNHWMRCERAMRRGEDLPASRFPALLGVLVAVVAVAMVVVVLVGWEG; the protein is encoded by the coding sequence GTGATCGAGTTCGTGCAGAACGTCCGGTTGTGGTTCGCTCCCGAGCAGATCCGGGAGGAGGGCAGCACGCCCGACTACCGGTTCTCGCTGGCGAACGAGCGCACGTTCCTGGCCTGGCTGCGCACCGCGCTCGCGCTGATCGGCGGGGGCTTCGCGGTGGACCAGTTCCTGCCGGACCTGCGCTGGGGCTGGCGGGTCGGGCTGGCGCTCGCGCTGCTGGCGGCGGGCGTGCTGTGCTCCCTGCGCGCGGTGAACCACTGGATGCGCTGCGAGCGGGCGATGCGCCGGGGCGAGGACCTGCCCGCGTCCCGCTTCCCGGCGCTGCTGGGCGTGCTGGTCGCGGTGGTGGCCGTGGCGATGGTCGTCGTTGTGCTGGTGGGGTGGGAGGGGTGA
- a CDS encoding DUF202 domain-containing protein codes for MSEEVRPARDPGLQPERTRLAWRRTTLASTVASVLAVKAALHGGVSVFGVVTGALACGLWLAFLLIAHHRIRALAATPSPAALAPRHATAAVLCAVATAVCAAALVL; via the coding sequence GTGAGCGAGGAGGTCCGGCCTGCGCGCGACCCCGGTCTGCAGCCCGAGCGGACCCGGCTCGCCTGGCGGCGGACGACGCTGGCGAGCACCGTGGCCTCCGTGCTCGCCGTGAAGGCCGCGCTGCACGGCGGTGTGTCGGTGTTCGGGGTCGTCACCGGCGCGCTGGCCTGCGGCCTGTGGCTGGCCTTCCTGCTGATCGCCCACCACCGGATCCGCGCCCTCGCCGCCACGCCGAGCCCGGCGGCCCTCGCCCCCCGGCACGCCACGGCGGCGGTCCTGTGCGCGGTGGCCACGGCGGTGTGCGCCGCGGCACTGGTGCTCTGA
- a CDS encoding NADP-dependent oxidoreductase, with the protein MKAISYARYGGPETLAYGEVRDPKVGPDSVLVKVRAAAVNPVDWKCREGYLDPILDAVFPVVPGWDVSGVVVQLGVSVAEYTVGDEVIGYVREDFLSRGTFAEYVAAPVRTLARKPRNLGWEEAAGLPLVGLTAYQVLTKALQVKRGETVLVHAAAGGVGSIAVQLARHLGARVIGTASEANHDFVRSLGGEPVTYGEGLAERVRGLAPEGVDAAFDTVGGDTLKVSANLLAPEGRLVSIADGDVVGYGGRYYWVRPDAEDLTRLAELAEQGVVSVHVSETFPLERAADAHRLNQEGRTRGKIVVTVDWDAEDGEDGESGESGEGA; encoded by the coding sequence ATGAAGGCCATCAGTTACGCACGCTACGGCGGCCCCGAGACGCTCGCATACGGTGAGGTACGCGACCCCAAGGTCGGCCCCGACTCGGTGCTGGTGAAGGTCCGGGCGGCGGCCGTGAACCCCGTCGACTGGAAGTGCCGCGAGGGCTACCTGGACCCGATCCTCGACGCCGTCTTCCCGGTGGTGCCCGGCTGGGACGTCTCGGGGGTCGTCGTCCAGCTCGGGGTGTCCGTCGCGGAGTACACGGTCGGCGACGAGGTCATCGGCTATGTCCGCGAGGACTTCCTCTCCCGGGGCACCTTCGCCGAGTACGTCGCGGCCCCGGTGCGCACCCTCGCCCGCAAGCCGCGCAACCTCGGCTGGGAGGAGGCCGCGGGCCTGCCGCTGGTCGGGCTCACCGCCTACCAGGTGCTGACCAAGGCCCTGCAGGTGAAGCGGGGCGAGACCGTTCTCGTCCACGCGGCCGCGGGCGGCGTCGGCTCCATCGCCGTGCAGCTCGCCCGGCACCTGGGCGCCCGGGTCATCGGTACGGCGAGCGAGGCCAACCACGACTTCGTGCGCTCGCTGGGCGGCGAGCCCGTGACCTACGGCGAGGGACTGGCCGAACGGGTGCGCGGGCTGGCCCCCGAGGGCGTGGACGCGGCCTTCGACACGGTCGGCGGCGACACCCTGAAGGTCTCCGCCAACCTGCTGGCCCCGGAAGGACGCCTGGTGTCGATCGCCGACGGGGACGTCGTCGGTTACGGCGGCCGGTACTACTGGGTGCGGCCCGACGCCGAGGACCTCACCCGGCTGGCGGAACTTGCCGAACAGGGCGTGGTGTCCGTGCACGTCTCCGAGACCTTCCCGCTGGAACGCGCGGCCGACGCCCACCGGCTGAACCAGGAGGGCCGCACCCGCGGCAAGATCGTCGTCACGGTGGACTGGGACGCGGAGGACGGGGAGGACGGGGAGAGCGGGGAGAGCGGTGAGGGCGCCTAG
- a CDS encoding phosphotransferase family protein — protein sequence MSPDHPPGLDLDRLRALLERERPGLVHGPLTGRLIEGGRSNLTYAVSDGEAKWVVRRPPLGHVLATAHDMKREHRVISALHPTNVPVPRPVLLCENPDNGAVLGAPFYVMEFVEGTPYRTADELVPLGERRTRDAVLSLADTLVELHAVDPAGVGLADFGRPEGFLDRQLRRWGKQLDASRSRDLAGIDELHAALGRELPSSPAPTVVHGDYRLDNVLIGPDDTIRAILDWEMSTLGDPLTDLGLLVMYSVPLELPNSPISTTASAPGHPSPAELVERYAARSGRDVSAVSWYTAFAWFKLAVILEGIHYRYTLGQTVGRGFDRIGELVPVFIEHGLTTLQEG from the coding sequence ATGAGCCCCGACCACCCACCCGGACTCGACCTCGACAGGCTGCGCGCCCTGCTGGAGCGCGAGCGTCCCGGTCTGGTCCACGGCCCCCTCACCGGCCGGCTGATCGAGGGCGGACGGTCGAACCTCACCTACGCGGTCTCCGACGGCGAGGCGAAGTGGGTCGTACGGCGGCCCCCGCTCGGACACGTCCTGGCCACCGCGCACGACATGAAGCGCGAGCACCGGGTGATCAGCGCCCTGCACCCGACGAACGTTCCGGTGCCGCGCCCGGTGCTGCTGTGCGAGAACCCCGACAACGGGGCGGTGCTCGGGGCGCCCTTCTACGTCATGGAGTTCGTCGAGGGCACCCCGTACCGCACGGCCGACGAGCTCGTCCCGCTCGGCGAGCGGCGCACCCGGGACGCGGTGCTGTCGCTGGCGGACACGCTGGTGGAGCTGCACGCGGTGGACCCCGCCGGGGTGGGCCTGGCCGACTTCGGCCGTCCCGAGGGTTTCCTGGACCGGCAGCTGCGCCGCTGGGGCAAGCAGCTGGACGCCTCCCGCAGCCGCGACCTGGCCGGGATCGACGAGCTGCACGCGGCGCTCGGCCGCGAGCTGCCCTCCTCCCCCGCCCCGACGGTCGTGCACGGCGACTACCGGCTCGACAACGTCCTGATCGGCCCCGACGACACGATCCGGGCGATCCTCGACTGGGAGATGTCGACGCTCGGCGACCCGCTGACCGACCTGGGCCTGCTGGTGATGTACAGCGTGCCGCTGGAGCTGCCGAACTCCCCCATCTCCACGACCGCCTCGGCCCCCGGGCACCCGTCGCCGGCCGAGCTGGTGGAGCGGTACGCGGCGCGCTCCGGGCGGGACGTCTCGGCGGTCTCCTGGTACACGGCGTTCGCCTGGTTCAAGCTCGCCGTGATCCTGGAGGGCATCCACTACCGGTACACGCTGGGCCAGACGGTCGGGCGCGGCTTCGACCGCATCGGGGAGCTCGTCCCCGTCTTCATCGAGCACGGACTGACCACTCTCCAGGAAGGCTGA
- a CDS encoding acyl-CoA dehydrogenase family protein codes for MDFAFDARTEELRAKLLAFMDEYVYPAESVAEEQRAALASPWDTPAVVEEIKAEARRQGLWNLFLPDAEHGAGLTNLQYAPLAEITGRSPHLAPTALNCAAPDTGNMEVLAQFGDERQKKQWLEPLLAGEIRSAFAMTEPEVASSDATNITTLIERDGDDYVVTGRKWYISGAMNPDCKIFIVMGKTDPDGADIRRQQSMVLVPRDTPGVTVERAMKVFGYEDHSHGGHAEVIFDHARVPVTNLIGEEGGGFAIAQARLGPGRIHHCMRLIGMAERAIELMCRRAVSRDAFGKALAQQGVVHNWIADARVTVEQLRLLVLKTAWMMDTVGNRGAHAEIQSIKIATPRAVVDIIDRAIQLHGAGGVSQDFPLAELYAAARTLMIADGPDEVHQRSLARRELKKYL; via the coding sequence ATGGACTTCGCGTTCGACGCCCGCACCGAGGAACTCCGCGCCAAGCTGCTCGCCTTCATGGACGAGTACGTCTACCCGGCCGAGTCGGTGGCGGAGGAGCAGCGGGCCGCGCTGGCGTCCCCCTGGGACACCCCGGCCGTGGTCGAGGAGATCAAGGCGGAGGCGCGCAGGCAGGGCCTGTGGAACCTCTTCCTGCCCGACGCCGAGCACGGCGCCGGCCTCACCAACCTCCAGTACGCGCCGCTGGCCGAGATCACCGGCCGCTCCCCGCACTTGGCGCCGACGGCCCTGAACTGTGCCGCGCCGGACACCGGCAACATGGAGGTGCTCGCGCAGTTCGGCGACGAGCGCCAGAAGAAGCAGTGGCTGGAGCCGCTGCTCGCCGGGGAGATCCGCTCGGCGTTCGCGATGACCGAGCCGGAGGTCGCCTCCTCGGACGCCACCAACATCACCACGCTCATCGAGCGCGACGGTGACGACTACGTCGTCACGGGCCGCAAGTGGTACATCTCCGGGGCGATGAACCCCGACTGCAAGATCTTCATCGTGATGGGCAAGACGGACCCGGACGGCGCCGACATCCGCCGTCAGCAGTCCATGGTGCTGGTGCCGCGCGACACGCCTGGCGTCACGGTCGAGCGGGCCATGAAGGTCTTCGGGTACGAGGACCACTCCCACGGCGGCCACGCCGAGGTGATCTTCGACCACGCGCGCGTGCCGGTGACGAACCTGATCGGCGAGGAGGGCGGCGGCTTCGCCATCGCGCAGGCCCGGCTGGGCCCCGGCCGCATCCACCACTGCATGCGGCTGATCGGCATGGCGGAGCGGGCGATCGAGCTGATGTGCCGCCGCGCCGTCTCCCGGGACGCCTTCGGCAAGGCACTGGCCCAGCAGGGCGTGGTCCACAACTGGATCGCGGACGCGCGCGTGACGGTCGAGCAGCTGCGGCTGCTGGTGCTGAAGACCGCCTGGATGATGGACACCGTCGGCAACCGGGGCGCCCACGCGGAGATCCAGTCCATCAAGATCGCGACGCCCCGCGCGGTCGTCGACATCATCGACCGGGCGATCCAGCTGCACGGGGCGGGCGGCGTCAGCCAGGACTTCCCGCTTGCCGAGCTGTACGCCGCGGCGCGCACGCTGATGATCGCCGACGGGCCGGACGAGGTGCACCAGCGGTCGCTGGCCCGGCGGGAGCTGAAGAAGTACCTGTAG